The Bosea sp. 685 DNA window CTCGGCCAGAAGGGCGAACCCGAGGAGAAGGTCACCGAGGAGGAGGTCCGCACCATCATTGCCGAGGCGGAGACGGCCGGCGTGCTGGAGCGCGACGAGCGCGAGATGATCTCGGGCGTGATGCGGCTCGCCGATCGGTCGGCGCGTGCGCTGATGACGCCGCGCCGTGAGGTCGAGGTGATCGATCTCGCCGACAGCGCCGACGAGATCCGGGCCCAGTTGCGCGCGACGCGCCGCTCGCGGCTACCGGTCCAGGACGGCGAACCCGACTCGATCATCGGCGTCGTCATCGTCAAGGATATGATCGATCTGCTCTCGGACGGCGCGGCGCATGATCTGCGCCAGCTCGTCGACGAGGCGCCGGTGGTGATGGACACGGCCAATGCTTTGCGGATCCTGCGCGATATCCGCGCCTCCAAGGTGCATATGGCGCTGGTCTTCGACGAGTACGGGCATTTCGAGGGCATCATCACGCCAGGCGACGTGCTGGAAGCGATCATTGGCGCCTTCCAGGAGGAGGAGGAGAGCGAGCCGCCGATCGTGACGCGCGCCGACGGCTCTTATCTGGTCGCTGGCTGGATGCAGGTCGACGAGTTCTCGCATGAGCTCGGTATCCATATCCCGCGCGACGCCGACTTCCAGACGGTGGCGGGCTTCATCCTGGCTGAGCTCAACCGTCTGCCCAATGTCGGCGAGTTCTTCGACAAGGGGCATTGGCGCTATGAGGTGGTCGATCTCGATGGGCGCCGGATCGACAAGGTGCTGGTCAGCCGGATCGAGTGAGGCCGGCTTGCGGGCATTGACGGTGATCGCCGCGCCGTGGTCTAAAGTCCCCAAGGGGTTCACCGCGACGACCCCGTGAGGCTCCGGCCCAAAGTTCGCGTCCAGATTCCTTTCTCGTGGGATGGACGCCATGTCTTCCAACATTGAAATCAGCACTGCCCAATTGTCCCGGCTCATCGGCTTGCCCGACGCTCCGGTGCTCATCGACGTTCGTATTCCACAGGATTTCGACGCCGACCCGCGCTTGCTGCCAGCCTCCGAACGGCGCAGCCACACGGATGTGGCCGCCTGGGCCAGGGGCTATGCCGGCCGGCGCGTCGTGGTCTCCTGCCAGCGCGGTCTCAAGCTCAGCGAGGGCGTCGCCGCCTGGCTGAGACATGAAGGTGTCGAGGCGGAAAACCTCGCAGGCGGATTCGAGGCCTGGCGCGCCGCCGGCGGAATGCTGGTCGCGCCGGCCAAGGTTCCGCCGCGCAATGCCGCCGGCAACACCGTCTGGGTCACGCGGACCCGGCCCAAGGTCGACCGCATCGCCTGTCCCTGGCTGATCCGGCGCTTCGTCGATCGCGCTGCGGTCTTCCTGTTCGTCTCGCCATCGGAGGTCGCTGACGTGGCCGATCGTTTCGGCGCGACGCCCTTCGATATCGACGGCGTGTTCTGGAGCCATCGCGGGGCGCGCTGCAGCTTCGACGTCATGATCGAGGAGTTCGGCCTGTCGAGCCCGCCGCTCGACAAGCTGGCGACGATCGTGCGGGCGGCCGATACGGCGGAGCTCGATCTCGCGCCGCAGGCGGCGGGGCTGCTCGCGGCCTCGCTGGGCTTGTCGCGCATGTTCAAGGATGATCTCGCGCAACTGGAGGCCGGCATGCTGCTTTACGACGCGTTCTATCGCTGGTGCCGCGATGCGAGCGAGGAAAGCCATAACTGGCCCGCACGCTCGGCCAAGATCTGAGGTGCGGCGATGACGATCGCGACGACAACCGCTTCGATCGAAGCAACGCCCGCCATGCCGACGCTGGCGGAAGCCACCCGCGTCTGGGCGAAGATCGGCCTGCTGTCGTTTGGCGGGCCGGCCGGGCAGATCGCCTTGATGCATAAGGAACTGGTCGAGGAGCGGCGCTGGATCGGCGAGCAGCGTTTCCTGCATGCGCTCAATTACTGCATGCTCCTGCCGGGCCCGGAGGCGCAGCAGCTTGCCGTCTATATCGGCTGGTTGATGCATCGCACGCTCGGGGGGTTCGTCGCCGGCCTGCTGTTCATCATCCCCGGCGCGCTGGTGATGCTCGGGCTCAGCACGCTCTATGTACTCTACCGGCAGGTTCCGCTCATCGACGGGATCTTCTTCGGGGTGAAGGCCGCGGTGCTCGCCGTGGTGATCGAGGCGGGCTTGCGGATCAGCCGGCGGGCGCTGAAGAACCGCGCCATGGTGGCGGTGGCGATCGCAGCCTTCATCGCGATTGTCCTGTTCAAGACGCCATTTCCGCTGATCATTCTGGCGGCGGGGCTGATCGGCTGGCTCGGCCATCGCGTCAGGCCCGATTTGTTCGGCCCAGGCTCAGGGCATGGCGCGTCGGGGCCGGACGTCGTCGGGCTGGTCGATCAGATGTTCGCGCGCGGCGAGATGGCGCATGCGCGCCCGTCAGCAGGTAAGGCGCTGCGGGTCCTGGCCATCTGGCTGCCGCTCTGGCTTGGGCCGGTGCTCCTGCTCTGGCTGATGACGGGGGGCGCGAGCGTCTGGACGCATCTGGGGACGTTCTTCAGCACCATGGCAGTCGTCACCTTCGGCGGCGCCTATGCGGTGTTGGCCTATGTCGCGCAGGCGGCGGTCGAGAGTTATCACTGGCTCGTCGCCGGCGAGATGGTCGATGGGCTCGGCCTCGCCGAGACGACGCCCGGCCCCTTGATCCTGGTGCTGCAATTCGTCGGCTTCCTGGCCGGATTCCGCGCGCCGGGCAGCATGCCGCCGCTGCTGGCGGGCGGGATGGGTGCGTTCTTGACGCTCTGGGTGACCTTCGCGCCCTGCTTCCTCTGGATTTTCCTGGGTGCGCCCTATGTCGAGGCATTGCGCGGCAACAAGGCGCTGTCGGCGGCGCTGAGCACGATCACGGCTGCGGTCGTCGGCGTGATCATGAATCTCGCGCTCTGGTTCGGCCTGCATGTCCTGTTCAGGGAGGTGCGCCGGATCGAGCTGCTGTTCGCCAGTCCCGACTGGCCCGTGCTGGCCTCGCTGGATTGGCGCGCGGCGCTGCTCTCGGCGGCTGCGATGGTCGCGATGCTGCGCTTCAAGACCGGGATGATCCCGACGCTTGCGGCCTGCGCCGCGGCAGGTGTGGTGCTGACGCGACTTCCAGCCTGATCGTCATGCCGGGCTTCAGCGGCGCGGCGGCTCGCCCGGCTCGATGATGCGGTACTCGGCGTCGATCACGTCGACGCGCTCCGCCGGCCGTCTCTGCGCTGCGAAGGGATCGGGCCGGCCAAAGCCGGCGGCCTTCAACCTGTTGCGCAAACGCCAGGCGGCGACCGCCCCGACGATCATGACGACCGGGATCAGGATCAATGCGAGGCTGGCTGCGAGCAGGAACAGGGTGACGCCGACAACCAGGCTCGCCGCCATGGCAAGCCATGTCATCCAACGCGGCCCGCGCTGGGGGCGGCCGCCAAGCTGTTCATGGAGATTGACGCGGATCATCTGGCCCTCGTCCAATGGATCGAGGATGAGAGATAGGGATGAAATGCGGCGAAGACGAGAGCGGCTGTCGCAGGGGTAGGGCGGCCGAACGCCGCAGCGGGCTCAGACCGGGGCGCGCCAGTCATAGAGCCAGTCATAGCGCCGGCGTATGCCGTCGGGGCCGAGCCGGCGCATCACCAGGTCACGGCCAAGACTCCAGGGCCGGCCAAGATGATAGGCGCGGCCATTGCTGCGGCTCGTCGCCTGGACACGGGCGACGCGCTCGGTGCGCGCCCGGGCATAGGCCGCCATTGCTGCCGGCACGCCGGAGGCGCCGTCGCGTTCCAGATGCGTCGCCAGCTCATGCGCCAGCACGGCCGAGTCCTCGATTGCCAGCGCCGCGCCCTGGGCGAAGAAGGGCAGCACGGGATGGGCGGCGTCGCCGAGCAAGGCGATGCGGCCCTGCGCCATCACGGCCGGGGTTCTGTCGAACAGCGACCAGACCTGCCACGGGCCGGCCGCGCCGGCGAGGCGACGCAGATCGGGAGCAGCGCCCGCGAGATGGCTCGCCAGCAGGCGCGCATCGCCTTCGCGGCTCCAGCCTTCGCGCGCTTCTTTGGCTTCCCGGACGACGACGAGATTGATCTCGCGCCCGCTCGCGACCGGATAATGCACGGCATGACGGCCCGCACCGAGATGGAGCGTGATTTCGGCTGCGGGCTTGTCGTGGCCGGCCGGGACCAGTGTGCGCCAGGCCTCGAAGCCGGTGAAGGCGGGCGGCGCGGTGTCGCCGCTGAGTTCTCTGAGCCTGGACCAGAGCCCGTCCGCGCCGACCGCGCCGAGCGCCTGCACGGTCTCGATCTGCCCGGCATCGCTGACCAGGGTCGCGCTGATGCCGTCCTGGGTCTGGGCGATCTCCTGCAGGCCCCGGCCGACGACGAGGCGGATATTGGGGAGCTGGCGGGCGGCATCGAGCAGCAGCATGTGCAGGTCGGAGCGCTTCAGCACGCGGAAGGGTGTTTCCGCCGATGCGACAGCCATCGGCATGCCGGCGATCTCGGTGCCGTTTCGCCAGCGCCGGATGACGAGCCTGTCGGCCGTGACGCCGACGCGCTTCAACGCGAAGCCGAGATCGAGCGCCGCGAGCACGCGGCCGGCATTGGGCGATAATTGCAGGCCGGCGCCGGTCTCGCCGAAGCCGGTGCGCTTCTCAGCCAGCGTCACCGCAATGCCGCGCCGGGCGAGCGCGATGGCGGCCGTCAGACCGCCGATCCCGGCGCCGGCGATCAGGATATGGGGAGTTGGCACGGGATATCCGGCTGACGATGTGTGGGTAGGCGGACCGAAACGTCAGTCCTTGTTGCTGCGGCCGTCGCGATCGGGCGGCAGGTCCGGGCGGGGCGAACCCGGCTCGGCCCAACTGCGGGCATAGGGCTCGGCCTTGCCACCGAGGCGCGGCGCGGTCTCCCTGGACACTGACTGGCAGCCGGCGAGAAGCGTCGCCGCCAACAGAACCGCGCCGGTGACCGTGCGGACCAGGTTCATCGTCATGCCGCCTGCGAAGTCTCGTGATGCGCGCATTCAGGCGGCGTGCAGGCTGAGCCCTTCAACGACGGATCATATTTGAACAGCGTCGAGCAATAGGGGCAGATGATCTCGTGGTCGGAGCCCATATCGAGGAAGACATGGGGATGGTCGAAGGGCGGCTTGGCGCCGATGCACATGAACTCATGCGCGCCGACATGGATCACGGCCACGCCGGAATCATTGTGGAAATGCGGAATGCCCGTCTCGGCCATGATCGTCGCTCTGCGAATGGGATGTCTTGCAGTGAATGGGAGGTCTTGCAGTGATGCTGGCGCGCAAACTAGCGCGCGCTGCCTGCCCGCGCCAGTGCGCGATTGCCTCAGGGCGATGCCTGCCGTGTCGCGGGATCAGCGAAAGCAAACTTTGGCAAGCGCCGAGACGCGGCTGCGCTCCTCCGGGCTGAGCGCATTCTCGAGTAGTTTTCGCCAGAGATCCTCGCGCTTGATGGCGTCGACCGTACAGCCGCAGAGCATCCGGCAGGCGCCGGCGTCGTGCGCTCCTTGCATGCAGCTACGCTCGCAGGACTGCATGAAGGGCTGTTCGTCGGCGGGCCGCGCG harbors:
- a CDS encoding zinc-finger domain-containing protein is translated as MAETGIPHFHNDSGVAVIHVGAHEFMCIGAKPPFDHPHVFLDMGSDHEIICPYCSTLFKYDPSLKGSACTPPECAHHETSQAA
- a CDS encoding sulfurtransferase/chromate resistance protein gives rise to the protein MSSNIEISTAQLSRLIGLPDAPVLIDVRIPQDFDADPRLLPASERRSHTDVAAWARGYAGRRVVVSCQRGLKLSEGVAAWLRHEGVEAENLAGGFEAWRAAGGMLVAPAKVPPRNAAGNTVWVTRTRPKVDRIACPWLIRRFVDRAAVFLFVSPSEVADVADRFGATPFDIDGVFWSHRGARCSFDVMIEEFGLSSPPLDKLATIVRAADTAELDLAPQAAGLLAASLGLSRMFKDDLAQLEAGMLLYDAFYRWCRDASEESHNWPARSAKI
- a CDS encoding FAD-dependent monooxygenase, whose amino-acid sequence is MPTPHILIAGAGIGGLTAAIALARRGIAVTLAEKRTGFGETGAGLQLSPNAGRVLAALDLGFALKRVGVTADRLVIRRWRNGTEIAGMPMAVASAETPFRVLKRSDLHMLLLDAARQLPNIRLVVGRGLQEIAQTQDGISATLVSDAGQIETVQALGAVGADGLWSRLRELSGDTAPPAFTGFEAWRTLVPAGHDKPAAEITLHLGAGRHAVHYPVASGREINLVVVREAKEAREGWSREGDARLLASHLAGAAPDLRRLAGAAGPWQVWSLFDRTPAVMAQGRIALLGDAAHPVLPFFAQGAALAIEDSAVLAHELATHLERDGASGVPAAMAAYARARTERVARVQATSRSNGRAYHLGRPWSLGRDLVMRRLGPDGIRRRYDWLYDWRAPV
- the chrA gene encoding chromate efflux transporter; this encodes MTIATTTASIEATPAMPTLAEATRVWAKIGLLSFGGPAGQIALMHKELVEERRWIGEQRFLHALNYCMLLPGPEAQQLAVYIGWLMHRTLGGFVAGLLFIIPGALVMLGLSTLYVLYRQVPLIDGIFFGVKAAVLAVVIEAGLRISRRALKNRAMVAVAIAAFIAIVLFKTPFPLIILAAGLIGWLGHRVRPDLFGPGSGHGASGPDVVGLVDQMFARGEMAHARPSAGKALRVLAIWLPLWLGPVLLLWLMTGGASVWTHLGTFFSTMAVVTFGGAYAVLAYVAQAAVESYHWLVAGEMVDGLGLAETTPGPLILVLQFVGFLAGFRAPGSMPPLLAGGMGAFLTLWVTFAPCFLWIFLGAPYVEALRGNKALSAALSTITAAVVGVIMNLALWFGLHVLFREVRRIELLFASPDWPVLASLDWRAALLSAAAMVAMLRFKTGMIPTLAACAAAGVVLTRLPA
- a CDS encoding hemolysin family protein is translated as MIVVALTVINGLLSMSELAVVSSRPARLKVLSDQGNKGAAIAIRLTENPGRFLSTVQIGITLVGVLSGAFSGATLGARLAEWLAQQGLSRAASDGLGVGAVVVAITYLSLILGELVPKQIALRDPERVAARAAPAMLFLSKIGAPLVFLLDLSGRAVLSLLGQKGEPEEKVTEEEVRTIIAEAETAGVLERDEREMISGVMRLADRSARALMTPRREVEVIDLADSADEIRAQLRATRRSRLPVQDGEPDSIIGVVIVKDMIDLLSDGAAHDLRQLVDEAPVVMDTANALRILRDIRASKVHMALVFDEYGHFEGIITPGDVLEAIIGAFQEEEESEPPIVTRADGSYLVAGWMQVDEFSHELGIHIPRDADFQTVAGFILAELNRLPNVGEFFDKGHWRYEVVDLDGRRIDKVLVSRIE